A window of Sorex araneus isolate mSorAra2 chromosome 3, mSorAra2.pri, whole genome shotgun sequence genomic DNA:
ATTTGTTCAGGGATCTACCGAGCCTACTGTCTTACACATAACTTCTTGCTTGTCCCCTTCTTACCTTGCCAACTCCAGTCCTCCTGAATTGTGTTCAATGGCGAAGACTGTGCTATAGGAATATTGTTATAGGAAGGGAACTGGGAAAGTCAGCTTGTCACCCTGAtcctattccccccacccccctgcagggCCCCTAGTACTTTGGTTTTTGCTCCTGACCGTGGGCTTCTGCATCCTGAATAAGTTGGTGTTTTTTATTCAAGGTAGGAAAAACATGATATAGTTGATGGTTCTCACACAGGAGTACCAGAAGCTCCCAAACCTGGGGAGCCTACACTTGAGTGGTCAGATGAGGAAGattccttgttatgaataactAAAGGGGGGactgttaggacccacttagctggacaactgccatgacaggctttgtGGCCTTCTGAGTGACCTATGCTTCTTCCAGGAATAAGAAAAGCAGATGCTTTTGTCATAGATTACGTCCCTGGAATAAGATCTGGAATGTAACTTCCAGGGAACTGGGCTGGATGTTGCAGGCCAACaccacaacaaaaaatatatgtgtactctgtaggtaatagaaatttgctgagtaatgctgacttgccaaaatgaaagtataagaacttacTGAATCTAGTGTTtggggtccttgttgaagccTGCTACACTGGGCGGATACTGGGCACCAGCTAGCTGGAAAAATAAACCTCGATATATGATATGCATTAtaggctctgttctctgtccttgaggggtgctCAACTCCAGACTCTAATAGGTTCTATATTACTAATACTACAAAATCCTGGCTCATAATACTAACATTTTACATCGtctaaaatgataaattttaccaTCAAAAGTGAGAACTCTCTATTCTGAtagcaaattaaatttaaaataattttaaataccaCAGAAGCAAATTCCCTGAATAATAGTTATAGGGAAAATCTTGTTTTAAGAAATCTGTTGGCAATAAAGACTGTGGGAATTTTGATCTCCCAATTTTTCTACATTTCgtttcattgttttgttctttaaaataagTAGTTAAAAAAAACCTCTGTTGTCCATTTATATGTATTGTCTATGGGACACTCTTTTTCATGCTTCTCTGgcttcatatattttttactattatcattcatttttttaagttcacaCATGACGATCCTTAAATGAAATGAAtcttagcagttctcagggggctAAGAgaggtgatgccaggaattgttCTTGGgtttgtcacatgcaaagcaagccctttatctgctgtgctatctctacagcctctatattttctcaattttattaaTTGCCTCTTCCTTATATCTTTATCTTTATAACtttgttcttctttctctctattttttccatttcccatTCCTACTTCTCTTTCTCTAGACTAGATGCATATTAGGATGTTGTGTTTCTTAtgtattgtatttctttttcaaaattaagcTTAGTagtttcttcccctccttccaaCTTTATCTAAACACGGTAGTTACAACGTTATTCATAATGCAGTTATTTTGGGGTTCAGTGTTCCAGTATGAATCCTACCACCattgtcatcttccctccacctttgCCCCCAgtatcccgaaccccaatcctgCCCTCTTAGGAGGcacaaaataatcttattttatattgcttgttacaataaaatggtaaataaaattGCCAACAgattttcagtaaaagaaaatttgtaaaaattttgttaatctcacaatgatgttattaaagtcattttcAGAGGATCTACTAATTATTTTCCTTAACTGAacttagtgggcttctatgctactttcacACCCAATTTACTGTGTTCTTACTGGGCTGTCGGTGTTGTACAATTTGAAGGTGTTGCAtgctccaggatctgtagaacagGGTGAGTCTTAGCTCACTTCCCTCCTTAGCAGGCCTCAGAGATTTTAGCCCAAAGCCTGGTACATCTGTGAGTTTCattggcttggcatctcttccCAGATCAGTTGTGAAGCTTTATATGGTGAGTCCTTTATATGGTGGAGGCTGTGGGATGTGGTATAGTTGCTCAGCTTCagacagtggggtggggaggtgctgcACTCCCCACTCTGAGAAAATTCTGGGTTTCCCAGAGTGTTCAACCTGAAAAACTTATGCTTGGTAGTTtcagttttcaaaaagaaaatatcttaaaagtgaaataaaatgtattgaaatTTAGTTTTGTTAATTTCTGTGATTCataattcctttcttcttcttcttcttcttcttcttcttcttcttcttcttcttcttcttcttcttcttcttcttcttcttcttcttcttcttctctttcttcttcttcttctttcttcttcttcctcttcttcttcttcttcctcttcttcttcttcttcttcttcttcttcttcttcttcttcttcttcttcttcttcttcttcttcttctttcttcttctgtaggagcaatgctatttattcagctattgattaaacAGATTGAATGAACTCCacattagttttaaattttttttaagtttttaattttataagttagttcacaatgtttgattacattcagtattcaaacaccaatttcaccaccattaaaccttcctaccaccaaatttgggatgtttccatcccaaaccccaatccctgtcccaaaactcaactgaaataatatatttcatattgtttgttattaagaactgctgaacatacttacaaaaaaatgttcatataggaaacaatgtgaagattgttctatttagGCGGTatccattaagacattctatagggtatcactaacatgctgtttaagtttgggtgatgtgagttttggtatatatacttgaaaatatgtatatatgcatacatatttccctttatgatttgttgcctactatctgaaccccatcaaatgtggtgtggcaattatggggAATGGATAGGGCATGTTTTATGATGTGTAGCGTAGTCTAGGagaatgtttactcatatgtgaggctctgctTAAGCGTggaggtggttgggttgtggaggttttggctgccgaggctaggtcccttggggtggggagggctctcactaaCACCCTTCTGGGGCTCCGAATGTGAAGCAGCCCGGGGTGGAAtacagtggcatggttatgggggcttcatggtatgctccctttcagaagaagcagccatgtgatctggatggtggccaatgatgagattatctgggcggcaggaggtggtttatgggtgtgacccctgtcattttcttttttttttcataacatttAGCACAAAATATTCTTTATCATTGATTGAGCAGAGTACTGAGGGAATAATCTCTAAAGTAAAAAGCTGCAAATACCCAAATTACTATATATAGGATCTACTTAGGAGGACATGCCCCCTAGAGGAGTTATTTAGAAAGAATGttcttttacatttgttttttcaTAGTACTATGAGAGAAAATTTTgtgagcattattttttttcttatatgataccagaaatatactaaatataaatattttccacCTATGTGgccacttttttttcttgatgtGTCAATAATTTCTTATAGATTTTattacatttctctttttcagttGAAAATAATGTAACTTATTTTGGTTTCCAAGTTATTCAGGTTTAATAAGCATGCTTGCTGACATTTCATTCTCTGTCACTGATAGAACACTGATTTTAGAATGCTGAAGTGATACAATTTCTTTGATTGACCTATATTTGAGAATTTGTGTCCAATCTCTAATCTAATTCTCTGATTACATTTAGTTGTAAATCTAATAATTCCCACTGAAAGTTATAGTTTTGTTAGCCTTCAAATTCCCAAGGTACTTTCATCATTGTATCACAAATTGGTCATGTATCTCAGTATAGATGAGGCCCTGTGTGAGAAGAGATATTTAAcaacagaagcagaaaaaaaatcagctacTGTTCTCTTTGGTGAAGTCGGCTTATGTGAGGGTAGTGTTGGATTGCTAGAGAGGTAATTGTTTTTTggcatttaagaaatatttgtaagaaacttaaaaaaatattgaaattgatGCTGCAAATCTTTGTGTGGGATATCTGGTATGTTAGAACATAATAGAGAGAATTGTAGAATTACATTAATATACTAGTTTGGAATTTagtcaaaaatgaaaattttaacctGTTTTCAATAATATCGCTTCAATTCCTTCTACTACTCCAGATTACTTTGCTGGAGAAAGCTTTTATTGAATGTCAGTTATCTTGGAGATGCTAATACTTGGTATTGAATTTGCACAGATCTGAAGGATGTTAATTAGTCATGAATTCCATATTCAACATGTTCAGTGTAAGAACAGAAGCACatgataagaaattaaaaagaaaaaaggcacagAGAAAGAATCTGTCACCCTTGACCTTAGAGGTTCTTAAAGATTTGTTCTAAAATACGTAAATTTGAAAAAGTGTAAAAAACTTTAATTGTGTGCAAGATATATTCCATTGGAGTGAGTATATAGAATATTGAcactttcattatattttgtatgaaatagaaatgataaatattaagcccattaaatacttagaaaagaataagataaaggaagaaaaatataggaTGCAAGAAGGTATGAAAGATGTAGGTGGCAAAAGTCAATGTGAATGGGgtcatttgcaaatatttttctttaatcttgctCTTTACAAGTAAATAGtgcatttatgtacatatattccTTCAATTTCAAATTGTGACTATACAAAACATTTAATAATCTATCTGGATATATGCatgcaataaacatataacatGATATTTTAAGCAAATGTATAATTGttcatatttccattttattttgatttattactttgttgttttcttttcattatattgGCCCttacattttgcttttctttttgaattgtAATTGGAagaccctttcttcctttgtgTCTACTCTGCATATTTCAAAGAATTGTTTAAATCAAGTGTACTGTGTAAATGAAAGCTTGTGCTATACTATAATATGCATCCTATAGCTGTAGTTCAAGAATCTTCAAATTTGAaatgtttccatctcattaaCAGATCTTTTTGAGCATGAAAATGCaacataaatgttttatttgtattatttaatagataggctagaatgatagcacagcgggtagggtttttgccttgcacctggccaacccaggtgtgattcctctgtctctctcggagagcctggcaagctactgaagtatctattccgcctgcacagcagagcctggcaagctacttgctgtattctatatgccaaaaacagtaacaataagtctcaaaatgaagatgttactggtgcccgctcgagcaaatctgtgaacaacgggaagacagtgctaccgtgcaatttaataaataattttatcatgaTGCTATGTAagtttaaattctaaaatataacttCAGTCAAATAAGATAATACTAATGAAATTTTTTATACCAGTAAGTTAACAAGATATTATATTTCTAATTTGAATATTATACAAATAAGACTCATAATATTACtgttagaatgaaaaaaattttttaaaatttaaatcatgcTGAAGTATAGATGTTCAGTAGAAAAAGGgaatatttgaagtaaataaGGTTAAAATATTTGGTCAATGGTTGTGGGTGGGAAAATTGCcgcactcagggcttacacctcaTTCTGgcctcaggaattagtcctggttgtgcttagggggccatatacAGTGCTTGGTATAGAAGTGGGGTTGGCCCTGAGACTGTATACAAGCAAATGTCTAAATTTTGCAGTTGTCTGAGGCCCAAGCCAAGATTCTTAAATCACATACTAAGTatacaaattattcataatttaacagctcaataaaatatttcaatgaaataAGACTAACAAATACTTTTGGAGTTAATAATTATGACACAGAACATTTTTTGTTATCTTCAAAGCTCTCTAATCTCTCTTGGTTGTCATCCTCATCTTAtcactttttcaaataaaattctgGACAACTTCATAACTGTGGTTAATTTCTTCCTTAGTTGTAAAACTATTCGAATATCTGATGCAAGtcactaaaaaaaaatgcaggactGTTAATTCCACAGTCCCACTGATAGATCAGCATGGAACAGAAACATACCATAACTGCAAGACCAAGGAGTTGGCAATTAGAAAATGTAGacaaataaagatagaaaatatcttttttggTTGTGAGAAAGTGATGATTGAATTAGATTTGGCATATATTCACTACTTTTAGATTGGGAAAATCTATAATGTAGATGGAAGAGATGAAATAAATGCTATATTCACTGATACACAGCaggaagaggagatggagagGAAGAACAACACAGTTGTAACAGAATTCATTCTCCTTGGTCTGACCCAGTCACAAAATATTCAGCTACTAGTTTTTGTgctgattttaattttctacCTCATCATTCTCCCTGGGAATTTGCTCATCATCCTCACCATCAAATTAGACCCTGGCCTCTCAGCCCCTCTCTACTTCTTTCTGGGCAACTTGGCCTTCCTGGACGCATCCTACTCCTTCATTGTGGCTCCCAGGATGCTGATGGACTTCCTTTCTGAGAAGAAGATAATCTCCTACAGAAGCTGCATTGCTCAGCTCTTCTTTTTGCACTTCCTTGGAGGAGGGGAAACACTGCTCCTTGTGGTGATGGCCTTTGATCGCTACATTGCCATTTGTCGACCTTTGTACTATTCAACTGTCATGAACCCCAGAGCATGTTATATCATGTTGTTTGGTCTGTGGCTTGGAGGTTTCATTCACTCCATTATCCAGGTAGCAATCATCCTCCGTTTACCCTTCTGTGGCCCAAATGAACTAGATAATTTCTTCTGTGATGTGCCGCAGGTTATCAAGCTGGCCTGCATGGATACCTTTGCAGTGGAACTCTTGATGGTTTTCAACAGTGGTCTCGTCATTCTTCTCTGCTTCCTGGGACTTCTTGCCTCCTACGCAGTCATCCTCTGCCATGTCCATGGGTCTGCTGGTGAAGGGAAGAGCAAGGCGATATCCACATGCACCACTCATATCATTGTTATATTTCTTATGTTTGGACCTGCCATCTTCATTTACACGCGTCCATTCCAAGCCTTGCCAGCTGACAAGGTGGTTTCTTTTTTCCACACAGTCATCTTCCCACTGATGAATCCTGTGATTTATACTCTCCGCAATCAGGAAGTGAAAGCTTCTATGAAGAAATTGCTAATTCGGCATGTGGTGTTCTGAAGGGATTTTACAAGAAATCGAGAAAGGGAAATTCTGGCTGCAAGTCATTCATTCTTTTAACAAATGCTGTTTTTTATAGAGTGTCACCTGCTTCATGTACTCTTGTGAAGAATGGGAGAAATCACATTGCAGTAGAGAACaaaaattgtatatttaaagaatatataaagcGCTACAGTGGTAGCATTATAATGAGTAAGTATCTGAGATTTAaggatttattgattttaaaaaattcttccatcattctctttaactttttaaaaaaatcactttgaattttttcattGGGTTTCAGTTGTGCAATTCTTCAAGATCAATCCCTTCCACTTCTTCAccttcccctcccaggccccccccaatttctctcccttttccagGCTGTCTATATGGTAggacctttttttccccccttttccttttagtcactgtgatttataatacaattattctaggttatcatgcatatcactttagcTCATTTCAGTACCCAGTCCTTCATTAGAATTACCTCTATCAGTGGTCCCTCTCCTGACTTATCTCCTTTCCCTCCACAGTAGCAAGATTCCTACTGAGGACCAGTTCTTTGtatcctgctctttgtttctgttgtctttgggcattagttattcTCCCATATGTTTAAAATCTGCATGTAAGTGAGATTATTTAGTGTCTTCCCCACTctctttgattcatttcactcagcctgatactctcctgAACCATCCACGTATCAGCAAATtgtgtgacttcatcttttcttatagcctagtAGCATATTCACTATGTGCATTTACCGTAACTTCTTcatacagtcatctgttcttgccTACATgagttgtttctgtatttgggctattatgaataatgttgcaatgaacataggagtgttgATGTCTTATCTGCATTATGTTTTTTTGGCCCTTGGGGTAAATTCCTGGGAGAAGTACTACTGGGTTTTTTGGTAGCTCAATTCCaactttttgaggaatatccatatagtctcccaaaaaaggctggaccaattcaCATTCTTACCACCTCTGAATGATGATCCTCTTTTCCCTGCGTTTACATCAGCACtgcttgttggttttttttgatgagtgccagtctctctggtggggtgatatctcattgttgtttggatttgtATCTACCCAATGATTATTTAgagcatttttgtattttttttatccatttgtatttcttctttaaggaaggttctgttcatctcctctcaccagtttttgatagggttgggtGTTCTTTCCTTGTAGAGTTCTACGgttctttataaataaatcttgcaTATTACCTTTCTATTAGATGAATggtgggaaaataatttcttccggtctgtgggctatctttgtaCTTTGGTTATCATTTCCTTGAGGTGCAGctttttaatatagttccattttgtttgcctttgttttgattttttttagtcagtggcatttcatctttaaatatgCCTCTGCTTCAATGTTATAGAGaattctacctatattttcctgTATGTACCTTattgattcaggtctgatatgaGGTTAATCCAtttcatttgacttttgtgcatagtataAGAAAGAATACTGAGTgtttttattgggtttttttttgcatgtggcagatcagTTTTCCAGACATCactttttaaagtgaattttcttCCTCTACTTCatactcttgcttttttttttatcaaaaatgaTGTATGGGTCACATAACTTTATCAAAGATGATGAATGGTTCGAAGCACTATTGTTTCATGTTAAGAGTATGAAATTTTACCCTAACTATTGGCATTGATGTTCAAGTTATGGCTCATCTAAAATTATTATTCCTATGAGTTAGAGAAACCTTGATTGAGTTAGACTTAGGAAACTTGGTACTGATATTGAGTGGTGGAAAACTATTATTTATGTTGGGCATCTGGAGAGTATTACTAGAAAAAcactataaattaatatttatattcttcTAACACTCAGGTGGTGGGAAGATAGGAAACCAGTTAGTTTCCAACTGTTGATGGTGCAAGGAGGTATACAGGcataaaagttaaaatgaagTTATTAAAGAAGTTGATACACAGTGAAAGTTAATTACTTATATAATtctaatgagaaagaaaagtctAAAAGAAATTTCTAATGCCTTGTTAAttaatctttgatattaataacttatcagatggttattgggtgaataatttttctcatttcatggGCTTTatattttgagatgcagaagcttctgaaCATTTCCCATTTAAATGGAAATCATACTCTTAATGGTGAATTTATTCTTATCTAGAGAAAAATATCAACATTATGCtaagaattttagaattttactaTCAGATGGACACAGTTTTTTACATGTAATCTAAAAAAGCCATCTTATgggtattaattttctttttttgtgtaatGAACTTAATTAAGTATAGTAAATTCTGCACTTATCCTGTTTCCTGGCTTTTCAATCTtgtgtctgtttctgtatgtGCATCGGTTTTGGTATTTTGATGGCAGTGTATATGTTGCTCTTTcattttctcatgaacatttctTTTAAGACTCATTAATAATGATTCTACCTTCTGGAATGTTTTCAATACTGTTATAAATTTCACTCTCCTTAACTCATTCTATTCTCACTCTCCTTAACTATTCTCTGTGGGGGA
This region includes:
- the LOC101537464 gene encoding olfactory receptor 4N2-like; the encoded protein is MERKNNTVVTEFILLGLTQSQNIQLLVFVLILIFYLIILPGNLLIILTIKLDPGLSAPLYFFLGNLAFLDASYSFIVAPRMLMDFLSEKKIISYRSCIAQLFFLHFLGGGETLLLVVMAFDRYIAICRPLYYSTVMNPRACYIMLFGLWLGGFIHSIIQVAIILRLPFCGPNELDNFFCDVPQVIKLACMDTFAVELLMVFNSGLVILLCFLGLLASYAVILCHVHGSAGEGKSKAISTCTTHIIVIFLMFGPAIFIYTRPFQALPADKVVSFFHTVIFPLMNPVIYTLRNQEVKASMKKLLIRHVVF